The Saccharothrix variisporea genome has a segment encoding these proteins:
- the xrtP gene encoding exosortase P — MAFAVPRTEHLNRVVVVVVVVALVVAAAGLVLLHRAYRTAEIALSGLVLDALSSDGVAVVAARQTVYFGLGSDTPLGLRMTPECTSAFLVLPLLLVGAVMVALRPRITRKVLVALAVATAAVVVVNQLRVLTLVGLVKTLGVDTGYYWGHTLLGSMVSVFGGAAALVAFVRLATRG, encoded by the coding sequence GTGGCGTTTGCCGTGCCCCGGACCGAACACCTCAACCGGGTGGTGGTCGTCGTGGTGGTCGTCGCACTGGTGGTGGCCGCCGCCGGGCTGGTGCTGCTGCACCGGGCCTACCGGACGGCCGAGATCGCGTTGTCCGGACTGGTCCTCGACGCCCTGAGCAGCGACGGCGTGGCGGTGGTCGCCGCCCGCCAGACCGTCTACTTCGGACTCGGCTCGGACACGCCGCTGGGCCTGCGGATGACCCCCGAGTGCACGTCCGCGTTCCTGGTCCTGCCGTTGCTGCTGGTCGGCGCGGTGATGGTCGCGCTGCGCCCCCGGATCACCCGCAAGGTCCTCGTCGCGCTCGCCGTCGCCACGGCCGCCGTGGTCGTGGTCAACCAACTGCGCGTGCTCACCCTGGTCGGCCTGGTCAAGACCCTGGGCGTGGACACCGGCTACTACTGGGGCCACACGCTGCTCGGCTCGATGGTGAGCGTCTTCGGCGGCGCGGCGGCGCTGGTGGCGTTCGTCCGGTTGGCCACGCGCGGGTGA
- a CDS encoding biotin transporter BioY, producing MSVIAVPGRRVLADLVPGSLARDIALVVAGAGLTGLAAQVALPVPGSPVPITGQTFAALLVGAALGWQRGGASMVLYLIAGVAGVPWFQGASSGMPASLGYIVGFVFAGVLVGWLAARGGDRTPLRTVGTMALGNLVIYAFGVPWLMAAAHIGFGKALALGVTPFLIGDAIKIALAAGLLPAAWALVKRK from the coding sequence GTGTCCGTCATCGCCGTCCCCGGTCGCCGCGTGCTGGCCGACCTCGTGCCGGGCTCGCTGGCTCGTGACATCGCGCTGGTCGTGGCCGGTGCGGGCTTGACCGGGCTGGCCGCCCAGGTCGCCCTGCCGGTGCCGGGCAGCCCGGTCCCGATCACCGGGCAGACCTTCGCCGCGCTGCTGGTGGGCGCCGCCCTCGGGTGGCAGCGGGGTGGCGCGTCGATGGTGCTGTACCTGATCGCCGGCGTCGCCGGGGTGCCGTGGTTCCAGGGCGCTTCATCGGGGATGCCCGCGTCCCTCGGCTACATCGTGGGCTTCGTGTTCGCCGGCGTGCTGGTCGGGTGGCTGGCCGCGCGCGGCGGTGACCGGACGCCCCTGCGCACGGTCGGCACGATGGCCCTGGGCAACCTGGTGATCTACGCGTTCGGCGTGCCGTGGCTGATGGCCGCCGCGCACATCGGCTTCGGCAAGGCGCTCGCGCTGGGCGTCACGCCGTTCCTGATCGGCGACGCCATCAAGATCGCCCTCGCCGCCGGCCTGCTGCCCGCCGCGTGGGCCCTGGTGAAGCGCAAGTGA
- a CDS encoding glycosyltransferase family 2 protein gives MSVAFLTYVFLIVVPYLRHTPAPTGRPDRFEWHFLVPCRDEEAVIGDTVRYLRTTFPIAHVWVIDDDSDDATVGVIRTFRGDKHVHLVRRYRPNARTGKGDALNDAYRTLKLWMGRHADADRAVVVVVDADGRPAPNCLETCAADHLFGDPTIGAVQVDVRMVNTGVRQTGVSRRRAVFGALLVRMQDLEFRTAIAAIQLSRGLTGTISMGGNGQFTRLSALDAIAGPAGRPWRGSLLEDFELGVHLLTAGWRTGFSLDTHVHQEGLYSLRRFLAQRTRWGQGTMQCMRYVRRIWASPHLTTLGAAEMLYYLAQPWMQLLGTLIYPVPLVLLAHRTVTSPAEVWQWLAEGAWILFAVYGSFGLLPFVLWGPVYRARCEPNLSRGRALLYGFGYALYIYTFYITSWRALARLVRGRNGWTKTRRNTERSTGKVALDT, from the coding sequence ATGAGCGTCGCGTTCCTGACCTACGTGTTCCTCATCGTCGTCCCCTACCTGCGGCACACCCCCGCCCCGACCGGCCGCCCGGACCGGTTCGAGTGGCACTTCCTGGTGCCGTGCCGGGACGAGGAGGCGGTCATCGGCGACACCGTCCGGTACCTGCGCACGACGTTCCCCATCGCGCACGTCTGGGTCATCGACGACGACTCCGACGACGCGACCGTCGGCGTCATCCGGACCTTCCGCGGCGACAAGCACGTCCACCTGGTGCGCCGCTACCGCCCCAACGCCCGCACCGGCAAGGGCGACGCGCTCAACGACGCCTACCGCACGCTCAAGCTCTGGATGGGCCGGCACGCCGACGCCGACCGGGCCGTGGTGGTCGTGGTCGACGCCGACGGCCGACCCGCCCCGAACTGCCTGGAAACCTGCGCGGCGGACCACCTGTTCGGCGACCCGACCATCGGCGCCGTGCAGGTGGACGTCCGGATGGTCAACACCGGCGTCCGGCAGACCGGCGTGTCCCGCCGGCGCGCGGTGTTCGGCGCACTCCTGGTCCGCATGCAGGACCTGGAGTTCCGCACGGCGATCGCGGCCATCCAGCTGTCCCGCGGGCTCACCGGCACGATCTCGATGGGCGGCAACGGCCAGTTCACCCGCCTGTCCGCGCTGGACGCCATCGCCGGGCCGGCCGGTCGGCCCTGGCGCGGGTCGCTGCTGGAGGACTTCGAACTGGGCGTCCACCTGCTGACCGCCGGCTGGCGCACGGGGTTCTCGCTGGACACCCACGTCCACCAGGAAGGCCTGTACAGCCTGCGGCGGTTCCTCGCGCAACGGACGCGGTGGGGCCAGGGGACCATGCAGTGCATGCGGTACGTGCGGCGGATCTGGGCCTCGCCGCACCTGACCACGCTGGGCGCGGCGGAAATGCTGTACTACCTGGCCCAACCGTGGATGCAGCTGCTCGGGACGCTGATCTACCCCGTCCCGCTGGTCCTGCTCGCGCACCGGACCGTCACGTCGCCCGCCGAGGTCTGGCAGTGGCTGGCGGAGGGCGCGTGGATCCTGTTCGCCGTCTACGGGTCGTTCGGGCTGTTGCCGTTCGTGCTGTGGGGACCGGTCTACCGGGCGCGCTGCGAGCCGAACCTGAGCCGGGGGCGTGCGCTGCTCTACGGCTTCGGCTACGCCCTGTACATCTACACCTTCTACATCACGTCGTGGCGCGCGCTGGCCCGTCTGGTCCGGGGCCGCAACGGGTGGACCAAGACCCGGCGCAACACCGAACGCTCCACCGGGAAGGTGGCCCTGGACACCTGA
- a CDS encoding choice-of-anchor P family protein, with the protein MRVRMTGLAGLVAVAALLAAAPPASAAPGDASAHGAELDLSLLGGNAVTAGPFAAADANGPTTGTFAAADVPGVLKTGVVDTSATRDDKTGGVHSRAVTADVRLDLLASATGAITAEVVEAECDATQKGVVGRSKLAGVGLGRLGEVAVEPAPNTVLDVDLVGVDIARVVFNEQVRNRDGSLTVNAIHVTLIGGVLGALGSGDLVVSSATCGPAGLPIPMASGAGLWLALGLLGLIAVPTGAVVLRRRRAMA; encoded by the coding sequence ATGCGTGTGCGAATGACGGGCCTCGCCGGCTTGGTCGCGGTGGCCGCCCTGCTGGCCGCCGCGCCACCCGCGTCCGCTGCCCCCGGCGACGCCTCGGCCCACGGCGCGGAGCTGGACCTGTCGCTGCTGGGCGGCAACGCGGTGACGGCGGGCCCGTTCGCCGCCGCCGACGCGAACGGCCCGACGACGGGCACCTTCGCCGCCGCCGACGTGCCGGGCGTGCTCAAGACCGGCGTGGTGGACACGTCGGCGACCCGCGACGACAAGACCGGCGGCGTGCACTCCCGAGCCGTGACCGCGGACGTCCGGCTGGACCTGCTGGCGTCGGCGACCGGCGCGATCACGGCCGAGGTGGTCGAGGCGGAGTGCGACGCGACCCAGAAGGGCGTGGTGGGTCGGTCGAAGCTGGCCGGTGTGGGTCTGGGCAGGCTGGGCGAGGTCGCGGTGGAGCCCGCGCCGAACACGGTGCTCGACGTGGACCTGGTGGGCGTGGACATCGCGCGGGTCGTGTTCAACGAGCAGGTGCGGAACAGGGACGGCAGCCTGACCGTCAACGCGATCCACGTGACGTTGATCGGCGGTGTGCTGGGCGCTTTGGGGTCCGGTGACCTGGTGGTGTCGTCGGCGACGTGCGGTCCGGCGGGGTTGCCGATCCCGATGGCTTCGGGGGCGGGGCTGTGGCTCGCTCTGGGGTTGCTGGGGTTGATCGCGGTGCCCACCGGCGCGGTCGTGCTGCGCCGTCGTCGGGCGATGGCCTGA
- the wecB gene encoding non-hydrolyzing UDP-N-acetylglucosamine 2-epimerase: MKEVLLLAGTRPEAVKIAPVVLALADHPVLRPVVVHSGQHVGMVEQALEAFDLKADVVLQVPRVTGSQAELLSQLIPAVDEVLRVRDPAVVVVQGDTTTALAGAMAAFYRGIPVAHLEAGLRTGDLSGPFPEEGTRQMIARIASLHLAPTDDAATALVREALPAAEIVVTGNTVVDAVRLVAEAELPAKEPALVELEADLDASGHRLVLVTVHRRESWGAPLERVLHAVRALADRHPDVRVLVPVHPNPTVRTAVRRVLAGHERIVVCRPLDYPDLVRALRRSALVLTDSGGLQEEAPTFGVPVLVLRSTTERMPAVDAGCAWLVGTDVTRILAEAGWVLASRLRLPPGRNPFGDGTAARRVRAALERLVGLPAVFSSALPMRIPS, encoded by the coding sequence GTGAAGGAAGTTCTGCTGCTTGCGGGTACCCGGCCCGAGGCGGTCAAGATCGCGCCGGTGGTGTTGGCGTTGGCGGACCATCCTGTGTTGCGGCCGGTGGTTGTCCACAGTGGACAGCATGTGGGGATGGTGGAGCAGGCGCTGGAGGCTTTCGACCTCAAGGCCGATGTGGTGCTCCAGGTTCCTCGGGTCACGGGGAGCCAGGCCGAGTTGTTGTCGCAGCTGATACCCGCGGTTGACGAAGTGCTGCGGGTTCGGGATCCGGCTGTCGTGGTCGTGCAAGGGGATACGACCACCGCGTTGGCGGGGGCGATGGCGGCCTTCTACCGGGGCATCCCGGTGGCGCACCTGGAGGCCGGGTTGCGGACGGGGGATCTCAGCGGGCCGTTTCCCGAGGAAGGCACTCGGCAAATGATCGCCCGGATCGCCTCCCTGCACCTCGCGCCCACCGATGACGCGGCGACCGCGTTGGTGCGGGAAGCGTTGCCCGCGGCCGAGATCGTGGTCACGGGGAACACCGTGGTGGACGCGGTGCGACTGGTGGCCGAAGCCGAGCTGCCTGCCAAGGAGCCGGCGTTGGTGGAGTTGGAGGCCGACCTCGACGCGTCGGGGCATCGGTTGGTGCTCGTCACGGTGCACCGGCGGGAGTCTTGGGGTGCACCGCTGGAACGGGTGTTGCACGCGGTGCGGGCGTTGGCTGATCGGCACCCGGACGTGCGGGTGCTGGTGCCCGTCCACCCGAACCCGACCGTGCGGACGGCGGTGCGGCGGGTGTTGGCGGGGCACGAGCGGATCGTGGTGTGCCGGCCGTTGGACTACCCCGACCTCGTCCGCGCCCTGCGCCGGTCGGCGCTCGTGTTGACCGACTCCGGCGGGCTCCAGGAAGAAGCGCCGACGTTCGGCGTGCCGGTGCTGGTCCTGCGGTCCACGACCGAGCGGATGCCCGCCGTGGACGCGGGGTGCGCCTGGCTGGTCGGCACGGACGTCACGCGCATCCTCGCCGAGGCCGGCTGGGTGCTGGCCTCCCGCCTGCGGCTGCCGCCGGGGCGCAACCCGTTCGGCGACGGCACGGCGGCCCGGCGGGTGCGGGCGGCGTTGGAAAGGCTGGTCGGGTTGCCGGCGGTGTTCTCGTCGGCATTGCCGATGCGCATTCCCTCCTGA
- the clpS gene encoding ATP-dependent Clp protease adapter ClpS translates to MTTPVEHERTQVDPSPVDVRTEDRPWQTLVWNDPVNLMSYVTYVFQKLFGYSRDHATKLMLDVHHKGKAIVSSGSKDKVEADVAKLHAAGLWATMQRSS, encoded by the coding sequence ATGACCACGCCCGTCGAGCATGAGCGGACGCAGGTTGACCCGTCGCCGGTGGACGTCCGCACGGAGGACCGTCCCTGGCAGACGCTGGTCTGGAACGACCCGGTGAACCTGATGTCCTACGTGACGTACGTGTTCCAGAAGCTGTTCGGCTACAGCCGGGACCACGCGACGAAGTTGATGCTGGACGTGCACCACAAGGGCAAGGCGATCGTGTCATCCGGTTCGAAGGACAAGGTGGAGGCGGACGTGGCGAAACTGCACGCGGCCGGCCTCTGGGCGACGATGCAGCGTTCGTCGTGA
- a CDS encoding nicotinate phosphoribosyltransferase — MSTSLFTDHYELTMLAAALRDGTADRPCVFEVFARRLPEGRRYGVVAGTGRLLDAIEAFRFGEAELELLERTDVVDRATLDWLADYRFTGDVDGYPEGELYFPGSPILSVRAPFGVGVVLETLALSILNHDSAIASAAARMVGAANGRRMIEMGSRRTHEDAAVASARAAYLAGFTATSNLEAARRHGIPTAGTCAHAFTLLHDSEEEAFRSQVEALGAGTTLLVDTYDITNGIKTAVEIAGPALGAIRIDSGDLGVLARQARDQLDSLGARNTRIVVSGDLDEYSIAALRAEPVDAYGVGTSVVTGSGAPTAGMVYKLVEVDGRPVAKRSSHKESRGGRKSALRRHKDTGTALEEVVHPVAESVELGPHDRVLPVPLMRGGQRVEGLDTLAESRERLRAALVSVPWEGLKLSRGEPAIPTTFL, encoded by the coding sequence ATGTCGACGTCGCTGTTCACGGACCACTACGAGTTGACGATGCTGGCCGCTGCCCTGCGCGACGGCACCGCCGACCGGCCGTGCGTCTTCGAGGTCTTCGCCCGCAGGCTCCCCGAGGGCAGGCGGTACGGGGTGGTCGCGGGCACCGGCCGCCTGCTGGACGCCATCGAGGCGTTCCGCTTCGGCGAGGCCGAGCTGGAGTTGTTGGAGCGCACCGACGTGGTCGACCGGGCGACGCTGGACTGGCTCGCGGACTACCGGTTCACCGGGGACGTCGACGGGTACCCGGAGGGCGAGCTGTACTTCCCGGGTTCGCCGATCCTGTCCGTGCGGGCCCCCTTCGGCGTGGGCGTGGTGCTGGAGACCCTGGCCCTGTCGATCCTCAACCACGACAGCGCGATCGCGTCCGCCGCCGCCCGCATGGTGGGTGCCGCCAACGGCCGCCGCATGATCGAGATGGGCTCGCGCCGCACGCACGAGGACGCCGCTGTCGCGTCCGCGCGCGCCGCGTACCTGGCCGGTTTCACCGCCACGTCCAACCTGGAGGCGGCACGGCGGCACGGCATCCCGACCGCCGGCACGTGCGCGCACGCGTTCACCCTGCTGCACGACAGCGAGGAAGAGGCGTTCCGCAGCCAGGTCGAGGCGCTGGGCGCGGGCACGACCCTGCTGGTGGACACCTACGACATCACCAACGGCATCAAGACCGCCGTCGAGATCGCCGGACCGGCGCTGGGCGCGATCCGGATCGACTCGGGCGACCTGGGCGTGCTCGCCCGCCAGGCCCGCGACCAGCTCGACTCGCTGGGCGCGCGCAACACCCGCATCGTCGTGTCCGGCGACCTGGACGAGTACTCGATCGCGGCTTTGCGCGCGGAGCCGGTGGACGCCTACGGGGTGGGCACCTCGGTGGTGACCGGGTCGGGCGCGCCGACCGCCGGGATGGTCTACAAGCTGGTCGAGGTCGACGGGCGGCCCGTGGCCAAGCGGTCGTCGCACAAGGAGTCGCGCGGTGGGCGCAAGAGCGCGCTGCGGCGGCACAAGGACACCGGGACCGCGTTGGAAGAGGTCGTGCACCCCGTTGCGGAGAGCGTGGAGCTGGGACCGCACGACCGGGTGCTGCCCGTGCCGCTGATGCGCGGTGGACAACGGGTGGAAGGACTCGACACGCTGGCGGAGAGCCGGGAGCGGCTGCGCGCCGCACTGGTCAGCGTGCCGTGGGAGGGGCTGAAGCTGTCCCGCGGCGAACCCGCGATCCCGACGACGTTCCTGTAG
- a CDS encoding ATP-dependent DNA helicase encodes MPSTTAIPDTRTLLAVAVEAVGGAEREGQLAMAEAVERAIRTGEHLAVQAGTGTGKSLAYLVPAIRHAVAEEATVVISTATIALQRQLVDRDLPRLGQALRKELGREPRFAILKGRRNYLCMHRVHTGAPDEPEDAGLFDPFAVSRLGREVKRLHEWSSDTETGDRDELVPGVSDQAWKQVSVTARECLGAAKCPIGQDCFAERARAEAGKADIVVTNHAMLAIDALEGYQVLPDHDVVVIDEAHDLVDRVTSVATEELSASLVATAARRCGRLIDQSVADRMAEASDGLGMILEDAPVGRLDSLPQALAGALRATKDAAHACITSLGPDRKEDVEGATARKLALSLLDEVHDCAARILEAFDDDHDVVWVSGDSGVNRTPSLRVAPLGVGGLLRERLFGKRTTILTSATLTLGGTFDTLARQWGLPASSQVRKAEGTATDKEPPSDVSQPRWQGLDVGSPFEHGSSGILYVARHLPPPGRDGLPPSYVDELEGLVNAAGGRTLGLFSSMRAAKAATEALRGKLEYPVLCQGDDSTGQLVKRFAEDPRTCLFGTLSLWQGVDVPGPALQLVVMDRIPFPRPDDPLASARQKAVESRGGNGFLTVAATHAALLLAQGAGRLLRSMNDKGVVAILDPRLATARYGGFLRASLPPFWTTYDPEVVRAALKRLDAAN; translated from the coding sequence GTGCCGTCCACCACCGCGATCCCCGACACCAGAACGCTGCTCGCCGTCGCCGTGGAGGCGGTGGGTGGAGCCGAGCGCGAGGGCCAGCTCGCGATGGCCGAGGCGGTGGAGCGCGCGATCCGCACCGGCGAGCACCTGGCCGTGCAGGCGGGCACCGGTACCGGCAAGTCGCTGGCCTACCTGGTGCCCGCCATCCGGCACGCGGTGGCCGAGGAGGCCACGGTCGTCATCTCCACCGCCACCATCGCGTTGCAACGCCAGCTCGTGGACCGCGACCTGCCGCGCCTGGGCCAGGCGCTGCGCAAGGAGCTGGGCCGGGAACCCCGGTTCGCGATCCTCAAAGGTCGCCGCAACTACCTGTGCATGCACCGCGTCCACACCGGTGCGCCGGACGAACCCGAGGACGCGGGTCTGTTCGACCCGTTCGCCGTGTCCCGCCTGGGCCGCGAGGTGAAGCGGCTGCACGAGTGGTCCTCCGACACCGAGACCGGTGACCGCGACGAGCTGGTGCCCGGCGTCAGCGACCAGGCCTGGAAGCAGGTCTCGGTGACCGCGCGGGAGTGCCTGGGCGCGGCGAAGTGCCCGATCGGGCAGGACTGCTTCGCCGAGCGGGCGCGGGCCGAGGCGGGCAAGGCGGACATCGTGGTCACCAACCACGCCATGCTCGCGATCGACGCCCTGGAGGGCTACCAGGTGCTGCCCGACCACGACGTCGTCGTGATCGACGAGGCCCACGACCTGGTGGACCGGGTCACGTCGGTGGCCACCGAGGAGCTGAGCGCGTCCCTGGTCGCGACGGCGGCGCGGCGCTGCGGGCGGCTGATCGACCAGTCCGTGGCCGACCGGATGGCCGAGGCCAGCGACGGCCTGGGCATGATCCTCGAAGACGCCCCCGTCGGCCGCCTCGACTCCCTGCCCCAGGCGCTGGCGGGCGCCCTGCGTGCCACCAAGGACGCCGCCCACGCGTGCATCACGTCCCTGGGTCCGGACCGCAAGGAGGACGTCGAGGGCGCGACCGCGCGCAAGCTCGCGTTGTCCCTGCTGGACGAGGTCCACGACTGCGCGGCCCGCATCCTGGAGGCCTTCGACGACGACCACGACGTGGTGTGGGTGTCCGGCGACTCGGGCGTCAACCGCACCCCGTCGCTGCGCGTGGCACCGCTGGGCGTCGGCGGCCTGCTGCGGGAACGCCTCTTCGGCAAGCGCACCACCATCCTCACCTCGGCCACCCTCACCCTGGGCGGCACCTTCGACACCCTGGCCCGCCAGTGGGGGCTGCCGGCGTCCTCCCAGGTCCGCAAGGCCGAGGGCACGGCGACGGACAAAGAGCCGCCGTCGGACGTCAGCCAGCCGCGTTGGCAGGGCCTGGACGTCGGCTCACCGTTCGAGCACGGCAGCAGCGGCATCCTGTACGTGGCCCGCCACCTGCCCCCACCCGGGCGGGACGGCCTGCCACCGTCCTATGTGGACGAGCTGGAAGGCCTGGTCAACGCGGCCGGCGGGCGCACGTTGGGCCTGTTCTCGTCCATGCGGGCGGCGAAGGCGGCCACGGAGGCGTTGCGCGGCAAGCTGGAGTACCCCGTGCTGTGCCAGGGCGACGACTCGACGGGCCAACTGGTCAAGCGCTTCGCCGAGGACCCGCGGACGTGCCTGTTCGGCACGCTGTCGTTGTGGCAGGGCGTGGACGTCCCCGGCCCGGCGCTGCAACTCGTGGTGATGGACCGCATCCCGTTCCCGAGGCCGGACGACCCGCTGGCGTCGGCCCGCCAGAAGGCCGTGGAATCCCGCGGCGGCAACGGCTTCCTCACCGTCGCGGCCACGCACGCGGCTTTGCTGCTGGCCCAGGGCGCGGGCCGGTTGCTGCGGTCGATGAACGACAAGGGCGTGGTCGCCATCCTCGACCCGAGGTTGGCCACGGCCCGCTACGGCGGCTTCCTCCGCGCCTCCCTCCCCCCGTTCTGGACCACCTACGACCCGGAGGTCGTGCGCGCGGCCCTGAAGCGCCTGGACGCCGCTAACTAG
- a CDS encoding DUF2017 domain-containing protein: MRKWTRAGDAVVGKFDRQEAAVVRGLVSQIQDMLLARAEEAPQDELAQLTGIRTGPSTPPDDPILGRLLPDFHRLDPDAPDPAEVDSANALRSLHEPQLLDAKTAAAAVVLDTCPADGGEVRLASAQAEAWLAALNDVRLALGTALDVQEDMPDELPPDDPRSPHLGVYHWLTWVQETLVEAVMD, from the coding sequence GTGAGGAAGTGGACGAGGGCCGGCGACGCGGTGGTCGGCAAGTTCGACCGGCAGGAAGCCGCTGTGGTGCGCGGTCTGGTGAGCCAGATCCAGGACATGCTGCTGGCCCGCGCGGAGGAGGCGCCGCAGGACGAGCTGGCGCAGCTGACCGGCATCCGGACGGGGCCGTCGACCCCGCCGGACGACCCGATCCTGGGCCGGTTGCTGCCCGACTTCCACCGCCTGGACCCCGACGCGCCCGATCCGGCCGAAGTGGACTCCGCGAACGCGCTGCGCTCCCTGCACGAGCCCCAGCTGCTGGACGCCAAGACGGCGGCGGCGGCCGTCGTGCTGGACACCTGCCCGGCGGACGGCGGCGAGGTGCGGCTGGCGTCGGCGCAGGCCGAGGCGTGGCTGGCGGCGCTCAACGACGTGCGGCTGGCGCTGGGGACGGCGCTGGACGTGCAGGAGGACATGCCCGACGAGCTGCCGCCCGACGACCCGCGCTCGCCGCACCTGGGTGTCTACCACTGGTTGACGTGGGTGCAGGAGACGCTGGTCGAGGCGGTCATGGACTGA
- a CDS encoding LPXTG cell wall anchor domain-containing protein — MGTSVGSLAATGASVTWWVLAAVALLIAGALLTHTSRRRRRRSTS, encoded by the coding sequence GTGGGGACGAGCGTGGGCTCACTGGCGGCGACGGGCGCGAGCGTGACGTGGTGGGTTCTCGCTGCGGTGGCCCTGCTGATCGCCGGCGCCCTCCTGACCCACACCTCCCGCCGCCGCCGGCGGCGTTCCACCTCCTGA
- a CDS encoding isochorismatase family protein, with product MAKALIVVDVQNDFCEGGSLPVAGGAAVAAAISAHAASGGYDHVVATRDYHIDPGAHFSAEPDYVSTWPVHCVAGTPGASFHPELDVTPVEAVFSKGAHAAAYSGFEGVSGGGEGLADWLRARGVSDVDVVGIATDHCVRATALDAAAAGFTTTVLLDLTAGVAATTVETALGQLREAGVALSGTPHVA from the coding sequence ATGGCCAAGGCACTGATCGTGGTGGACGTGCAGAACGACTTCTGCGAGGGCGGGTCGCTGCCGGTCGCCGGTGGTGCGGCGGTGGCGGCGGCCATCTCGGCTCATGCCGCGTCCGGTGGGTACGACCACGTCGTGGCGACCCGGGACTACCACATCGACCCGGGCGCGCACTTCAGCGCCGAGCCCGACTACGTGTCGACGTGGCCGGTGCACTGCGTGGCCGGGACGCCCGGGGCGTCGTTCCACCCCGAGCTGGACGTGACGCCGGTGGAGGCCGTGTTCTCCAAGGGCGCGCACGCGGCGGCGTACTCCGGGTTCGAGGGCGTGTCCGGTGGTGGCGAGGGGCTGGCGGACTGGCTGCGGGCGCGCGGGGTGTCGGACGTGGACGTCGTGGGCATCGCGACCGACCACTGCGTGCGGGCGACCGCGCTGGACGCGGCGGCGGCCGGGTTCACGACGACCGTCCTGCTGGACCTGACCGCCGGCGTGGCGGCGACCACCGTCGAGACGGCGCTGGGGCAGCTGCGCGAGGCCGGGGTGGCGCTGTCGGGCACGCCCCACGTCGCCTAG
- a CDS encoding nucleotidyltransferase domain-containing protein yields the protein MSDHIALVDKAAPGLVVAAHVVGSTALGDRVPGSDLDLVVELARTPTDDDLRVLAEAQSLDLDVVYLVDGQPGPWGRDGRLNTTPAEVTPVLLEQLNNYSQTLRGPKPHFAVTRDEVEQWCRRNLVEYWAPLVELGAAARGPGLREGVLWLAFGPARLWHTIRTGEIVSKTRAGELAGAHWPDLADALKALVEARHDPGRELREEHRVVAVELGRRVLAEF from the coding sequence GTGAGCGACCACATCGCCTTAGTCGACAAGGCGGCTCCGGGCCTGGTCGTCGCGGCGCACGTGGTGGGTTCCACCGCGCTCGGCGACCGGGTCCCCGGGTCCGACCTCGACCTGGTGGTCGAACTGGCGCGCACGCCGACCGACGACGACCTGCGGGTGCTGGCCGAGGCGCAGAGCCTCGACCTGGACGTGGTCTACCTGGTCGACGGGCAGCCGGGGCCGTGGGGCCGGGACGGGCGGCTGAACACCACACCCGCCGAGGTCACGCCCGTGCTGCTGGAGCAGCTCAACAACTACTCGCAGACCCTCCGCGGCCCGAAGCCGCACTTCGCCGTGACCCGCGACGAGGTCGAGCAGTGGTGCCGGCGGAACCTGGTCGAGTACTGGGCGCCGCTGGTGGAACTGGGCGCGGCGGCGCGCGGGCCGGGGTTGAGGGAAGGCGTGCTGTGGCTGGCGTTCGGCCCGGCACGGCTGTGGCACACCATCCGCACCGGCGAGATCGTCAGCAAGACCCGCGCCGGTGAGCTGGCGGGCGCGCACTGGCCCGACCTCGCCGACGCGCTGAAGGCGCTGGTCGAGGCCCGGCACGACCCCGGGCGGGAACTGCGCGAAGAGCACCGGGTGGTCGCGGTGGAGTTGGGCAGGCGAGTGCTCGCCGAGTTCTGA